DNA sequence from the Aphelocoma coerulescens isolate FSJ_1873_10779 chromosome 27, UR_Acoe_1.0, whole genome shotgun sequence genome:
CCGACCCTGCTCTTTTCCTGACTGAAAAACCTCAAATGCTTCAGCTGCCCTTCAGAGCAGGGGTGATGCATCTGTGTGACCATTTTTGCAGCccttctctgcagggcagctctcCATCCATGCACCCCATAGTCCCTATTGATTTCCAGGATTGCCCCAAAGCAGtggcaggaccttgcacttggctttgTTGGAGTTCCCATGTTCCACATGGGACCATTCCTCTGTCAAGTCTGTCAAGATCCCTCTGGATTTAAACCCTCCCCTCTAGTGTAGCTGTTGCTCCCCTCAGCTTCATGTCATTGCTGAGAGTCAcaaatcattaaggttggaaaagacctccaagatcatcaccTTGGCTGAATACCCCTATGGCCAATAAACCACATCCGAAAGTGCTATGAGAGTGCACCCAATGCCATTGTCCGTGTCACTGATGATCACAGACACCGAGAGCTGTCACCAGCATCCTGGGCTGTGTGAGCAGGAGTGGAACCAGGAGAAGGGTGGGAGCAATgatgctgctctgctcagcacacagctgctgccatcccCCGGGTTGGGCACAGGCTGCAATGCAAGAACCATCAGGACCAAGAGGCGCGAGATCAGCGCAGGGTGGCTGGGAGGAGATCAGACCATTTGACTTAGGCAGAGGCACTGCTGAGCATGAAGACAAGAATGGTTTGGTCAGAGAGATAAAATTCTTGGAGTAGACAGGGTCAGTGAAGAGGTTTGACTCATTCTATCCACCTGAAGACTGTGAGACACTGAACTCTCAAGGGATAATGACTCAAAGCATTCCCCCATTTGTGGAGACCAGCGTGCTTTGGGGAACTGAGGGAGGTGAGCTTTGGATGGCCAACCTCTGATCTAATAAGACAGAGGGTGAATGATGGGCTTCAAACGAGACAGGAGGTAGATGCTGGTGCCTCCTGCCACTCTAAGTTGCCCTCCCTTGCACAGACCACTGGGTTGTGGGGGTCCATCTCCTCCCGCAGGGGAAGCACCAGGACATTCGTGTGTGGCCTGACAGTGTTCATATCTGTTGATGGGCCATATTGGGCCAAAAACAATGCAACTGAGCTGGGTGTGACGGGCAGCTGGGTTGTCTTAGAAGGTGTCAAGGGCTCCGGAACATTTTACATGATGCAGTGTGAAGCTCCCCGCTCCAGGGGAGGAACCTGGGCGTCCCCACCTGAAACAGAGTGAATATAAACCCAACAGATTTTGTGTTCTGTGGATTTTCCCAGGGACTTTTCCTCACCACTTCTTTGAGACTTCCCCCACAACCTGACAGGTCCAGTCGGCAACCACTTTGACCAAGACTGCGCAGCAACCAAGTCTAATCACAGGGCCTATGGTTGCAGAGATCTTCACAATCTTGCCCTTtatctctcttcctttcttttgccTTGTGCACATCCCTGGGTGATGTGGTTGCATTTTCATCTTGCAGTGCTTTCATGTTGTTGTGTTGCTATAGAGAATAATAACCAAAATGGCTACAGACGTGTCTTCCTGTGCAATCACACTGTTCTACAATAAACCCTCCGTGTGTGAACTTACAAACACGGACCATTCAGTGTTGGTTCTCTCTAATCAATCTCAAGGGATATGTTAGCAAGAACCTGCGTTACCCCCCGCCTTCTGCAGTGGGTCGTAACACAGACACATGGAAAAGGTTAGAAAGCAGCAATACTGTGATAAAGCACATTTAACTCTCCTGTCCTAAAAGGCACTGAAACACCTCCTCCTGAATCTGTCTCACAGAACCATTCCAGAGCAACACTTCTCTCCCTGGGAATCGTGGGAGACCAATAACAGGGAAAGGATGACACAGAGGCATGGGCTGGGATGCAACAGAAATTTAATGAGTCAAAAGAGAACAAACAAGGTCGCTCTGAGGGGAAGCCTCAGCGCAGAAAGCACCAGGGTCACCTAACAAACTCTGTCACATGTCTGTGGCAGAGATCCCAGCAGAGATCTGCCTGATCCAGAGagggagcagggccagcagctcctCGCCAGGCTGGCTGAGTGCGGCTcacagcccaggggagcacaaggCAACAAGGAcacaggagggaaaggagagagtggcagagggcacaggcagggatgggCCGTGCTTCCCGAGAGCCCAGGCTGGCCCTGTCCTTCTGCAAggcatgggctgggctggctcagtCCCTCAGGAAGCAACAAGCCGGTGCTGCGTCCCCAGGGCGCttccaccctgtgcatccctgggtTCCTTCCCCAGGGCCATCACCAGCAGCTTTAGCAGGGGAGGCCCCTCATGCCACAGAGGCCACTGCCCAAGCCTGAGAGGCCAAAGCCCCCGGAGCTGATGGACACTCCAccagagctgaggatgctgccaacagcagccgaggtggaggatcccaccacggtgttctgtgggaaggagctgaggatgggcccgGGCAGGGTCACCACCACAGGAGAGGGTTCGATGATGACGTTGGAGTTCTGGCACTGCTGGACACAGGGCTCATTGCAGCTGCTGGCCAGCGGGGTGGggccgcagggctggcagggccggCACGAGGTGAGGCAGGACATGTCTTGGGGCTGCAGGTGCACCTGGCAGACAGGACATTGAGGAGCAGAGTACAAGGAAGGGCTATGTCAGAGCAGTCTGTTGGCACACCATGATGAAGAAAAGCAACGAGAAGGACAAGACCGCAGGAGgctgctcagagagccccaACAGCCTCACTGTTTGCTCAAGCCCCCAAGAATCTCCTGAAGAGCGACCAAGCCCAGGGACTTCCACACCTGAGCCAGAACTCAGGAGAAACTTCAGCCAAAACCCAGCCTCTCTCCATGCACAACttctgccccttccctctcccatgacAAGCAGTTCTCAAGAACTCACATGGGATTAAAGCAAAGAATGGGATCAGAAAGctcaaaggaggaagaaaagaaagggctTCAGACTCACCTTGATCCCAAGGAGATGGAGGTGAGAGGAGTGGATGAGAGAGCGAGGAGAAGGTGCCCCTTTTATACTGCTCCTGCACCGCCCCAGGCCCACAGGCGCTGCACAAGGACAGTAATTTTCCAACACATTCGCCTCCAAAGAAAAATATCCTCCCTAACGCCACACGTTGTGGTTCGATTTCCATAAACACTGCCATTTCGTTTCCTCATTTCTCACATGCTTGCTCTGTGTTGCAGCTCCTTTCACGTGTGCCATGCGAGGCCTGAGGATACCCGCGGTCAGAGCGTGTCCATGCAGGCACAGCATGTGCCCCCCGTGCCAGAGGGTCCCGTGCAGGCAGGGGATGTGGGCTGGGGGCAGTGCCTTGCCACTGTTGGCAGCTGCCTCTGCGGGGAcaggcccagctctgccctgccccgcacagagcagcagagcatccagaggctcctctcctggcaccacgtcctgcctgctgctctctccCCGCTCTCACCTCACTCCAATGCCCACTGGCCACTGCTTCTCCACGGAAATGCTTTCCTCTCCCTTCGTCCTGATGCCCTTTGCTGATGCAGAACATTAGCTGGGCTGTCCCAGTATTCCAGGGTTGGGTTTAGGAAAGCCAAggcccacctggagcagaatCAGCAAAGCTGGTGGTGGGAAACAACAAGAAGATCTTCCACACAGGGCAGCAGCAAAAGGGAGGCTTGAGCCAAGGCTGACTGGGGCAGCTTCGCTGGGGACAGGGGTTATGGGAAAGGGgaaggctccccagggcttcTGGCCTTTGGTCTTCACTGGCAACATTTCTTCTCACAGGCTCAGGCTCCTGATATTCCTCAGAAAGAGCAGAATAAGGAGACCTTGCCCAcagcagaggaggaacaacATTCAGACAGACTGGACTGACATGAATGGGTGCAACCTCGTGACAGGCACACAAGTGCTGGTGTCAAAGAAAACACCTCCAAACACCCTTTGGCTAGTGCCAGCAGTCAGGGAATGCAGCTGAGGACAGGGAGGAAGAGATGGTCAGGACGCTTACGAGTAGCAATCTACAGACCCTGGACTTCAAACATGACAACTTCCATCAAGTCAGGCATCTGGCAGGTCAGATGGGCCTTCACGGCCACCTGCCATGACCAAAAGAGATTGGAAAAGCCGGCAGCACCAGAGGGGCACCTCATGGTCCAAGGAACGGGAAAGGTCCAGGATAAAAAGAGAACACTCTGATGGGGGACAGCTGTGGACACGGGGAACTCATCTTCCAGGTCAAAGACATCTGGCTGTGGAggggagctctcctgggtgGTCTGGAGACAAAAGAAGGGGTTTCAGAAAATACCTCCCCACTGCTTGGGACACATCCTGGGCTCCAAAGCTCTATGGCTTCTGCTGGGCATTGGGACTTAAATCCACTCCTTTCCCATGCCCCAAATGCCTCCTCAGCCTACACAACAACCCAGCACCACTGGATAGGGCAGGAAACCTCCTCCATTTCCGCAACACACCAGAGCTCTGGGGAAACTGCAGTGCCACATGCCTGGGGATGCTCAGCGAGGGGATGCGCTCCAAAGCGCCCTGGGTACAAAACCAGCTCTCAAAACACACCAAGGAGCACTGcacttccctgccctgcagacATGGAGGCAGCTGGGATGCGTCCCAGGAGGACAAGGGAATGCCTTCAGTAGACAAATTTCCAGGGAGAGACTCTCCCTACCAGTGACAAGTCACGCTCTAATATTGCGTTGGCCGTGTGTCAGCCTTTTGGGGTGAGGCCAAGGCAGGAGGgtgtgatgtctgcaggctttgttCCAGGCAGGGCTGAATTCCCCTTCAGCAAGTGCAGCTCCATCCTGGCACTGGGAAAAGGGTGCTTGGCAGCTCTCTCACATGTCACACGTGTTCTCAGCACTGGCAGCACGTATTGGAAAAGTGGCCTGTGCTTGTGTGACATCCAGGTCAGGCTCCACATTCTGCAGCCAAAGGACATCACAGGTAAGGAGAGAGAGGAACAAGGAACGGTCCAGACACCCAACACCTCCCCCGGATATTGAGAAGCCCAATGGCCCAGGGCTCTGCTTGAGACTTGATTCCTGCCAATGATCAGGGAATTATTGACTCAGAGAATCATGAGGATCGGCAAGgacctccaagatcactgagtccaaccattactCATGTGTTCTTGCAAGTCAAATCCTTGGGCTTCTCATCCTTTAACATGAAAGGGATCCCCATGACCTAGTGGGGATGTCAGAAAGGAGGAAATGAAATGGCAGCATTGATGGAAACCAAAACACGCCCTCTGGCATTAGGGAGGATATTGTGCTTGGGAGATGAGTCTGTAGGAAAATTGTTGCCCCTGTGCAGCGACTGTGGGCCTGGGGCAGTTCAGGAGCAGTATAAAAGCGCCTCCTTCTCCTCACTCTCTCATCCACTCTTCCTGTCTCCATCTCCTTGGGAATAAGGTGAGTTTGGAgcatttctcctcctccttgtcctcctccaaATGCATTTCTAAGCACATCACTTGTGTTCAGCGGAGCACTGGGGCTCCTTGCCATGGGTgagggaaggaggcagaagGTGAGGCAGAGAcagacactggggcttggctgACGTGTCTCCTGAGCTACTGGTCAGGTGGGCATCTCCATGGACTTTGTCATGATTTGGGGAGTCTTTTCCACTGAGAGAAACAGGGTCATCCTCATGGTGGGCTGAAAGGCTGCTTCACACCCACTCCTTGtactctgctcctctctgctctctctgccagGTGCACCTGCAGCCCCAAGACATGTCCTGCCTCACCTCGTGccggccctgccagccctgcggccCCACCCCGCTGGCCAGCAGCTGCAATGAGCCCTGTGTCCGGCAGTGCCAGAACTCCACCGTCATCATCGAACCCTCTCCTGTGGTGGTGACCCTGCCcgggcccatcctcagctccttcccacagaacaccgtggtgggatcctccacctcggctgctgttggcagcatcctcagctctcAGGGAGTGTCCATCAGCTCCGGGGGCTTTGGCCTCTCAGGCTTGGGCAGTGGCCTCTGTGGCATGAGGGGCCTCCGCTGCTaaagctgctccctgccctggagcCTCCACCTGGatccccctcttttccctcttttgacCCATTAAATTCTGCTGCATTCCAGCCCATGCCTTTGTGTCATCCTTTGCCCTGCAGACCCTCTCCCAATGCAAAGAGGCTGCCCTGGGGTGTTTCTGGGAGGGGGTTGTTGGGGCTGGTTTTGCACTGGCTGGCAACACAGGCTGGCATTGGCTGTGCTCAGTGTGCACTGAGTGACCCTCTGGGTTCTCagtttctctgcctttttggGGGAGGATAGAACTTCCCCACACATTCCAGGGACAAACATTCACTTTGTTTGCACTTCttactcttttcctttctcagctCAACACTGTGACACAAGTACTCAGCAGTGAATATATCACTAACCAGACAGAGGTACTGGATTCCCTTCAGACTCCAGGAGATCACATGGATCTGAAAGGTTTCTGAAAGGGAGAGACACAGTGCCATGGGCTGCCTTCTCACAGACCCATGTTTTCATGGGATCATAGAATGGGTTTGATTGGAAGAGATTGTTAAAGGTCATCTTGTCCAAACCTCCTGCCATTGCCATAGGTACCTCAGCTCCAGCTAGCCTATTCCAGTTTAAAGCTCCTGCCCCTTGTCCAATCACTTGATATAATGTCTGTCTCCAACTTCCTTACACCACCCCTTGATGTACTGAAAGGCAGCAATAAGGTGCCCCCGACCCTGCTCTTTTCCTGACTGAAAAACCTCAAATGCTTCAGCTGCCCTTCAGAGCAGGGGTGATGCATCTGTGTGACCATTTTTGCAGCccttctctgcagggcagctctcCATCCATGCACCCCATAGTCCCTATTGATTTCCAGGATTGCCCCAAAGCAGtggcaggaccttgcacttggctttgTTGGAGTTCCCATGTTCCACATGGGACCATTCCTCTGTCAAGTCTGTCAAGATCCCTCTGGATTTAAACCCTCCCCTCTAGTGTAGCTGTTGCTCCCCTCAGCTTCATGTCATTGCTGAGAGTCAcaaatcattaaggttggaaaagacctccaagatcatcaccTTGGCTGAATACCCCTATGGCCAATAAACCACATCCGAAAGTGCTATGAGAGTGCACCCAATGCCATTGTCCGTGTCACTGATGATCACAGACACCGAGAGCTGTCACCAGCATCCTGGGCTGTGTGAGCAGGAGTGGAACCAGGAGAAGGGTGGGAGCAATgatgctgctctgctcagcacacagctgctgccatcccCCGGGTTGGGCACAGGCTGCAATGCAAGAACCATCAGGACCAAGAGGCGCGAGATCAGCGCAGGGTGGCTGGGAGGAGATCAGACCATTTGACTTAGGCAGAGGCACTGCTGAGCATGAAGACAAGAATGGTTTGGTCAGAGAGATAAAATTCTTGGAGTAGACAGGGTCAGTGAAGAGGTTTGACTCATTCTATCCACCTGAAGACTGTGAGACACTGAACTCTCAAGGGATAATGACTCAAAGCATTCCCCCATTTGTGGAGACCAGCGTGCTTTGGGGAACTGAGGGAGGTGAGCTTTGGATGGCCAACCTCTGATCTAATAAGACAGAGGGTGAATGATGGGCTTCAAACGAGACAGGAGGTAGATGCTGGTGCCTCCTGCCACTCTAAGTTGCCCTCCCTTGCACAGACCACTGGGTTGTGGGGGTCCATCTCCTCCCGCAGGGGAAGCACCAGGACATTCGTGTGTGGCCTGACAGTGTTCATATCTGTTGATGGGCCATATTGGGCCAAAAACAATGCAACTGAGCTGGGTGTGACGGGCAGCTGGGTTGTCTTAGAAGGTGTCAAGGGCTCCGGAACATTTTACATGATGCAGTGTGAAGCTCCCCGCTCCAGGGGAGGAACCTGGGCGTCCCCACCTGAAACAGAGTGAATATAAACCCAACAGATTTTGTGTTCTGTGGATTTTCCCAGGGACTTTTCCTCACCACTTCTTTGAGACTTCCCCCACAACCTGACAGGTCCAGTCGGCAACCACTTTGACCAAGA
Encoded proteins:
- the LOC138099285 gene encoding feather keratin Cos1-1/Cos1-3/Cos2-1-like; amino-acid sequence: MSCLTSCRPCQPCGPTPLASSCNEPCVQQCQNSNVIIEPSPVVVTLPGPILSSFPQNTVVGSSTSAAVGSILSSGGVSISSGGFGLSGLGSGLCGMRGLPC
- the LOC138099284 gene encoding feather keratin 1-like → MSWGCRCTFIHSSCLHLLGNKVHLQPQDMSCLTSCRPCQPCGPTPLASSCNEPCVRQCQNSTVIIEPSPVVVTLPGPILSSFPQNTVVGSSTSAAVGSILSSQGVSISSGGFGLSGLGSGLCGMRGLRC